In Saccharothrix syringae, the following are encoded in one genomic region:
- a CDS encoding 2-hydroxyacyl-CoA dehydratase family protein — MVEKLLASAAEATRYQREWFHGLRESAAGGGPLALVNADAPQEIFRAMGIPYVVNQWWASVVAAKRRAPHHLELLRERGYPDHTEQYSSIPLASLFDPDPRDAPWGGLPRPTIVLGETVGDGTRKIFDVWGSQPGITYYALESAAENAVPVNWWDLMPHDWEKAVGTARLDLMVSELENLIRFLETTTGRVFSERALRRVLDLVNEQAEWNRRTRDLVARTTPTPLAVTDGIPSVMIPQWHRGTEWARDAARRFNEEVEARVRAGAAVCEDERARLMWIGRGLWYDMDFYRRFEQRHGAVFVWSMYLAVAADGYPRYGDDPLRALAARFAAFNDQLYTPPWSSEWYVKEARLHRVDGVVHLVSDDARGGYFTNRALRAAGIPVYELHADNVDTRSYRESAEPALEDWLEREVLR, encoded by the coding sequence TTGGTTGAGAAGCTGCTGGCATCGGCCGCGGAGGCGACCCGGTACCAACGCGAGTGGTTCCACGGCCTGCGCGAGTCCGCCGCCGGGGGCGGCCCGCTGGCGCTGGTCAACGCCGACGCCCCGCAGGAGATCTTCCGCGCGATGGGGATCCCGTACGTGGTCAACCAGTGGTGGGCGTCCGTGGTGGCGGCCAAGCGGCGGGCGCCCCACCACCTGGAACTCCTGCGGGAGCGCGGTTACCCCGACCACACCGAGCAGTACAGCTCGATCCCGCTCGCGTCGCTGTTCGACCCCGATCCGCGCGACGCGCCGTGGGGTGGCCTGCCCCGGCCGACGATCGTGCTGGGCGAGACCGTCGGCGACGGCACCCGCAAGATCTTCGACGTGTGGGGCAGCCAGCCGGGCATCACCTACTACGCGCTGGAGAGCGCCGCCGAGAACGCGGTCCCGGTGAACTGGTGGGACCTGATGCCGCACGACTGGGAGAAGGCGGTCGGCACGGCGCGGCTGGACCTGATGGTGTCCGAGCTGGAGAACCTGATCCGCTTCCTGGAGACCACCACGGGCCGCGTGTTCAGCGAACGCGCGCTGCGGCGGGTCCTCGACCTGGTCAACGAGCAGGCGGAGTGGAACAGGCGCACCCGCGACCTCGTCGCGCGCACCACGCCGACCCCGCTCGCCGTCACGGACGGCATCCCGAGCGTCATGATCCCGCAGTGGCACCGGGGGACGGAGTGGGCCCGCGACGCCGCGCGGCGGTTCAACGAAGAGGTGGAAGCCCGCGTCCGGGCCGGCGCGGCGGTGTGCGAGGACGAGCGCGCCCGGCTCATGTGGATCGGCCGGGGCCTGTGGTACGACATGGACTTCTACCGCAGGTTCGAGCAACGCCACGGCGCGGTCTTCGTGTGGTCCATGTACCTGGCCGTAGCCGCCGACGGGTACCCGCGCTACGGCGACGACCCGCTCAGGGCGCTCGCCGCCCGGTTCGCCGCCTTCAACGACCAGCTGTACACACCGCCGTGGTCCAGCGAGTGGTACGTGAAGGAGGCGAGGCTCCACCGCGTCGACGGCGTGGTGCACCTGGTGTCCGACGACGCCAGGGGCGGTTACTTCACCAACCGGGCCCTTCGCGCGGCCGGCATCCCGGTCTACGAACTCCACGCCGACAACGTCGACACCCGCTCTTACCGGGAGTCCGCGGAACCGGCGCTGGAGGACTGGCTGGAGCGGGAAGTCCTCCGGTGA
- a CDS encoding TetR-like C-terminal domain-containing protein, which yields MADVLVEAGEDGGEFRRQAGAGEQRGDLSAPQALGTGRRRHPQPRVTSAITDAVFDELAEQGMVVAVLSEFGVPRADVPDTGSLRGDLPAILRLVHDWLTRPRSATVLPDVTAEAVRSPALAAAPVH from the coding sequence GTGGCGGACGTCCTCGTCGAGGCGGGCGAGGACGGCGGCGAATTCCGGCGGCAGGCCGGTGCCGGCGAGCAGCGCGGTGATCTCAGCGCCCCCCAGGCCCTCGGCACCGGCCGGCGCCGCCACCCCCAGCCGCGCGTCACCTCGGCCATCACCGACGCCGTGTTCGACGAGTTGGCCGAGCAGGGCATGGTCGTCGCGGTGCTCTCGGAGTTCGGCGTGCCGCGAGCCGACGTCCCCGACACCGGCTCGCTGCGCGGGGACCTGCCGGCGATCCTGCGCCTGGTCCACGACTGGCTGACCCGTCCCCGCTCCGCCACGGTCTTGCCCGACGTCACCGCCGAGGCCGTGCGCAGCCCCGCCCTGGCCGCCGCCCCCGTCCACTGA